DNA from Streptomyces sp. NBC_01260:
CCATACATCCTGTGACCCTTAGACTCGACCATTGGCACCTTTGTGTCCTCCAGGCGTCGAGCGGGGCCGCGGGGGTCCGGGGGTATCCCCCGGTAAGCGCAGTACCAGCCAATCGGAAGTACGGGAAGAGATGTCGGCACCGAACAAGTCGTACGACCCAGTCGAGGTCGAGGCACTGAAACCGGAAGAGATCGAGCGCATCCGGGACGAGGCGTTCGCCGCCTTCGCCGCCGCGGGCGACCTCGACGCGCTCGCCCAGGCGAAGACCGCGCACACCGGAGGTACCTCGCCCCTGTCGCTCGCCAACCGCGAGATCGGCGCGCTGCCGCCGCAGGCCAAGGCCGAGGCGGGCAAGCGTGTGGGCCAGGCCCGCGCCGCCGTGGGCAGGGCGCTCGCCGCCCGCCAGGCGGAGCTGGAGGCCGAGCGGGACGCCCGGGTCCTGGTCGAGGAGGCGGTGGACGTCACGCTGCCGTACGACCGCACCCCGGCCGGCGCCCGCCACCCGCTGACGACGATCATGGAGCGCGTCGCCGACGTCTTCGTGGCCATGGGCTACGAGGTGGCCGAGGGCCCCGAGGCCGAGGCCGAGTGGTTCAACTTCGACGCCCTGAACTTCGTGCCCGACCATCCGGCCCGGCAGATGCAGGACACCTTCTTCGTCGAGGGCGCCGACGGCGCGAAGAACGACGAGTCCGGTGTCGTCCTGCGCACCCACACCTCGCCGGTCCAGGCCCGCACGCTGCTCGACCGCGAGCCCCCCGTCTACGTGGTCTGCCCCGGCCGGGTCTACCGGACCGACGAGCTGGACGCGACGCACACCCCGGTCTTCCACCAGATCGAGCTGCTCGCCGTCGACGAGGGCCTCACCATGGCCGACCTGAAGGGCACCCTCGACCACATGGTCCAGGCGCTCTTCGGCCCGGACATGAAGACCCGGCTGCGGCCGAACTTCTTCCCGTTCACCGAGCCGTCCGCCGAGATGGACATGGTCTGCTACGTCTGCCGCGGCGAGTCCGTCGGCAACCCGGACCGCCCCTGCCGCACCTGCGGCAGCGAGGGCTGGATCGAGCTCGGCGGCTGCGGCATGGTCAACCCCAAGGTGCTCATCGCCTGCGGCGTCGACCCCGAGAAGTACAGCGGATTCGCCTTCGGGTTCGGCATCGAGCGGATGCTGATGTTCCGCCACAACGTAGAAGACATGCGAGACATGGTCGAGGGTGACGTCCGGTTCACCCGGCCCTTCGGGATGGAGATCTGATGCGCGTCCCGCTTTCCTGGCTGCGGGAGTACGTCGACCTGCCGCCCACCGAGACCGGCCGTGACGTACAGGCCAAGCTCGTCGCCGTCGGCCTGGAGGTCGAGACGGTCGAGCAGATCGGCGCCGGCCTCAAGGGCCCGCTGGTCGTCGGACAGGTGCTGACCATCGAGGAGCTGGAGGGCTTCAAGAAGCCCATCCGCTTCTGCACGGTGGACGTCGGCACGGCCAACG
Protein-coding regions in this window:
- the pheS gene encoding phenylalanine--tRNA ligase subunit alpha, encoding MSAPNKSYDPVEVEALKPEEIERIRDEAFAAFAAAGDLDALAQAKTAHTGGTSPLSLANREIGALPPQAKAEAGKRVGQARAAVGRALAARQAELEAERDARVLVEEAVDVTLPYDRTPAGARHPLTTIMERVADVFVAMGYEVAEGPEAEAEWFNFDALNFVPDHPARQMQDTFFVEGADGAKNDESGVVLRTHTSPVQARTLLDREPPVYVVCPGRVYRTDELDATHTPVFHQIELLAVDEGLTMADLKGTLDHMVQALFGPDMKTRLRPNFFPFTEPSAEMDMVCYVCRGESVGNPDRPCRTCGSEGWIELGGCGMVNPKVLIACGVDPEKYSGFAFGFGIERMLMFRHNVEDMRDMVEGDVRFTRPFGMEI